One part of the Lotus japonicus ecotype B-129 chromosome 2, LjGifu_v1.2 genome encodes these proteins:
- the LOC130739387 gene encoding transcription factor MYB16-like, with translation MGRSQCCDKVGLKKGPWTPEEDQKLLAYIEEHGHGSWRALPAKAGLQRCGKSCRLRWTNYLRPDIKRGKFSLQEEQTIIQLHALLGNRWSAIATHLPKRTDNEIKNYWNTHLKKRLTKMGIDPVTHKPKNDALLSSDGQSKTAANLSHMAQWESARLEAEARLVRESKLRSHSLQNHHLGSSHHHVFASSSSASTNSAPIPNNTNKLEAPPLPPSQPQLTSSTSFPSSSSSRSLEAIKSWNNGGWLLKANNNEGNGGTNINDLESPTSTLSFSENNNVQPIMTVGSATENNSTAVAMIEFVGTNSGSSETGGGVVKEEGEQWKGYHESSMTFTSGFHEFMEGVVGDDVVEEGFTNLLLKTNSDDSEGGGESNNGGRGSGSDFYEADNNNYWSSILNLVNSSPSDSPMF, from the exons ATGGGAAGATCACAATGTTGCGACAAGGTTGGTTTAAAGAAAGGACCGTGGACTCCAGAGGAAGATCAGAAGCTTTTAGCTTACATTGAAGAGCATGGCCATGGAAGCTGGCGTGCTTTGCCTGCAAAAGCTG GACTTCAAAGGTGTGGCAAGAGTTGTAGACTGAGATGGACCAATTATCTTAGACCTGATATTAAGAGAGGGAAGTTCAGTTTGCAAGAAGagcaaaccatcattcaactccATGCCCTCTTAGGGAACAG GTGGTCAGCTATAGCCACACACTTACCAAAGAGAACAGACAACGAGATCAAGAACTATTGGAACACACATCTCAAGAAAAGGTTAACTAAAATGGGAATTGATCCGGTGACCCACAAGCCCAAGAATGACGCACTTCTCTCCAGCGACGGCCAGTCCAAAACCGCCGCTAACCTCTCCCACATGGCTCAGTGGGAGAGTGCTCGCCTTGAAGCAGAAGCAAGACTTGTTAGGGAATCAAAACTTCGTTCACATTCGCTCCAAAACCACCACCTTGGAAGTTCTCATCATCATGTTTTTGCATCTTCATCTTCTGCTTCAACTAATTCAGCCCCAATCCCAAACAACACCAACAAATTAGAAGCACCACCACTGCCGCCGTCGCAGCCGCAATTAACATCATCAACATCTTTtccctcatcatcatcatcacgtTCCCTTGAGGCCATTAAGTCTTGGAACAATGGAGGGTGGTTATTAAAAGCTAACAACAATGAAGGAAATGGTGGCACTAATATTAATGACCTTGAGTCTCCTACCTCAACCCTATCTTTCTCTGAGAATAACAATGTGCAACCAATCATGACTGTTGGATCAGCAACAGAAAACAATAGCACTGCAGTGGCTATGATTGAGTTTGTGGGCACTAATTCAGGTTCTTCTGAGACAGGAGGAGGAGTTgtgaaagaagaaggtgagcaGTGGAAAGGTTATCATGAGAGTTCAATGACTTTCACTTCTGGATTTCATGAGTTCATGGAAGGTGTTGTTGGAGATGATGTTGTTGAAGAAGGGTTCACCAATCTTCTACTTAAAACAAACTCCGATGACTCGGAAGGCGGCGGAGAATCTAACAATGGTGGTCGTGGGAGTGGCAGTGATTTCTATGAAGCTGATAACAATAACTACTGGAGCAGCATTCTTAATTTAGTGAACTCTTCACCATCAGATTCTCCAATGTTCTGA